A single region of the Lycium barbarum isolate Lr01 chromosome 2, ASM1917538v2, whole genome shotgun sequence genome encodes:
- the LOC132628380 gene encoding serine/threonine-protein phosphatase 7 long form homolog, producing the protein MDRPKVTVHPGPENYDLLILQHEHRSQAVWDEKLTGKNASVGNVQYDEGIITTLIERWRPETHTFHMRTGECTITLQDVELLYGIPVDGHPLVQRNVKNITKSRWQELMYDLTGWFLGEEAFIGNSLLVITQLSNHLETLIAKNDIIDEHTDEAEVQKRVRLYLLWLIGGTIFPDNISSKLSLHFLLDIIDLDAIGGKAWGAAAYHTCTIVYAVLR; encoded by the exons ATGGATCGCCCCAAAGTCACTGTACATCCAGGTCCAGAAAACTATGATTTATTAATACTCCAACATGAGCATCGATCCCAGGCTGTGTGGGATGAAAAATTGACTGGAAAGAATGCGT CAGTAGGTAATGTGCAATATGATGAAGGAATCATCACTACACTTATTGAGAGATGGCGTCCAGAGACGCATACATTTCATATGCGGACTGGCGAATGTACCATCACACTGCAGGATGTCGAGTTGTTATATGGCATTCCCGTGGATGGCCACCCATTGGTGCAGAGaaatgttaaaaatataactaaatCAAGGTGGCAGGAATTGATGTACGACCTTACTGGTTGGTTTCTCGGAGAAGAAGCATTTATAGGTAATAGCTTGCTGGTAATAACACAATTATCTAATCATTTGGAAACCTTGATTGCCaagaatgatattattgatgaacaCACTGATGAGGCTGAGGTACAAAAGAGGGTCAGGTTGTACCTGCTTTGGTTGATTGGTGGCACTATATTCCCTGATAATATTAGTTCAAAGCTTAGTTTACACTTTTTGCTTGACATAATAGACCTTGATGCAATAGGTGGGAAAGCTTGGGGAGCAGCAgcttatcatacttgtacaattgTTTATGCCGTGCTTCGATAG